From Zea mays cultivar B73 chromosome 3, Zm-B73-REFERENCE-NAM-5.0, whole genome shotgun sequence:
gccagccgCTCGCCCCGCACGGTACGACTTCCTCAACTCCAAGCCACCGCCCAACTACGTCGCGGGGCTCGGCCGTGGCGCCACCGGCTTCACCACCCGCTCGGATATCGGACCGGCCCGCGCCGCACCCGACCTACCCGACCGctccgcctccgccgccgccgccggtcccGCCGTCGGCCGGGGCCGCGGGAAGCCTCCCGGCGAggatgacggcgacgacgacggcggcgacgaggagaAGGGCTACGACGAAAACCAGaagttcgacgagttcgagggcaACGACGCCGGCCTCTTCTCCAACGCCGACTACGACGACGACGACCGCGAGGCGGATGCGGTGTGGGAGAGCATCGACCAGAGGATGGACTCGCGCCGCAAGGACCGCCGCGAGGCGCGCCTCAAGCAGGAGATTGAGAAGTACCGCGCGTCAAACCCTAAGATCACCGAGCAGTTTGCTGATCTCAAGAGGAAGCTGGCCGATCTGTCCGCGCAGGAATGGGAGAGCATACCGGAGATTGGGGACTACTCGCTGCGCAACAAGAAGAAGCGGTTTGAGAGCTTCGTGCCCGTGCCGGACACCCTGCTTGAGAAGGCCCGGCAGGAGCAGGAGCATGTCACAGCACTTGACCCTAAGAGCCGTGCGGCTGGTGGCACAGAGACGCCATGGGCGCAGACTCCTGTTACCGATTTGACAGCTGTGGGCGAGGGTCGTGGCACTGTGCTCTCGCTCAAGTTAGATAGGCTGTCAGATTCAGTTTCTGGGCTCACTGTAGTCGATCCCAAGGGGTATTTGACAGACCTGAAAAGTATGAAGATTACTAGTGATGCTGAGATTTCTGACATCAAGAAGGCACGGCTATTGCTCAAGTCGGTGACACAGACGAACCCTAAACATCCACCTGGTTGGATTGCCGCTGCTAGGCTCGAAGAGATTGCTGGCAAGCTTCAGGTTGCTCGGCAGCTCATCCAGCGTGGTTGTGAGGAGTGCCCCAAGAACGAAGATGTTTGGCTTGAGGCATGCCGTTTGGCCAGTCCAGATGAGGCAAAGGCTGTAATTGCCCGTGGCGTGATGTCAATTCCAAATTCTGTGAAGCTATGGTTGCAGGCAGCAAAACTGGAGGGTAGTGATCTGAATAAGAGTAGGGTTTTGAGGAAAGGGCTGGAGCACATTCCTGATTCAGTCCGGCTATGGAAGGCTGTAGTTGAGCTTGCAAATGAAGAGGATGCAAGGCTGTTGCTTCACAGGGCTGTGGAGTGTTGCCCGTTGCATGTTGAGCTTTGGCTTGCCCTTGCAAGGCTGGAGACCTATGACCAAGCAAGGAAAGTACTTAACAAGGCGAGGGAGAAGCTCCCCAAGGAGCCTGCCATTTGGATTACAGCTGCGAAGCTAGAGGAGGCTAATGGGAACACACAATCTGTTAACAAGGTGATTGAGAGAGGTATTAGGTCTCTTCAGAGAGAAGGAATGGATATTGATAGGGAAGCATGGTTAAAGGAAGCAGAAGCCGCAGAACGTGCTGGGTCTGTTTTAACTTGCCAGGCTATTGTGAAGAACACTGTAGGCATTGGTGTTGATGATGAGGATCGGAAGCGTACATGGGTTGCTGATGCTGAGGAATGCAAGAAGCGCGGTTCAATTGAGACAGCGCGTGCTATCTATGCACATGCGCTTACTGTGTTCCTTACTAAGAAGAGTATTTGGCTGAAAGCAGCTCAGCTTGAGAAGAGCCACGGGACTAGGGAGTCACTTGATGCTCTCCTCAAGAAGGCTGTGAATTACAATCCACGAGCTGAGGTATTGTGGCTTATGGCTGCCAAGGAGAAATGGTTGGCTGGGGATGTGCCTGCAGCTCGTGCCATTCTTCAGGAAGCTTATGCTGCTATCCCCAATTCAGAAGAGATCTGGCTGGCCGCATTCAAGCTCGAGTTTGAGAACAATGAGCCAGAGAGAGCAAGAATGCTCTTGGCCAAGGCCAGGGAAAGAGGAGGGACAGAGAGGGTCTGGATGAAATCTGCCATTGTTGAGAGGGAATTGGGGAATGTTGGTGAGGAAAGGAGATTGTTGGAGGAAGGTTTGAAGCTATTCCCTTCATTCTTCAAATTGTGGTTAATGCTTGGACAGATGGAGGACCGGCTTGATAACGGAGCGAAGGCCAAGGAGGTTTTTGAGAATGGCCTCAAGCACTGCCCCAGTTGCATCCCTCTTTGGCTCTCTCTAGCTAACCTAGAGGAGAAGATTAGTGGATTGAGTAAATCACGTGCTGTCCTCACAATGGCTAGAAAGAAGAACCCTGCTACACCTGAACTCTGGCTAGCGGCAATTCGAGCTGAGTTGAGGAATGGGAACAAAAAGGAAGCTGATGCTCTACTGGCCAAGGCATTACAAGAGTGTCCCACAAGTGGTATTTTGTGGGCTGCCGCTATTGAGATGGCGCCACGCCCACAGCGCAAAGGAAAGAGTACAGATGCTATTAAGCGAAGTGATCATGATCCACATGTCATTGCAACTGTGGCCAAACTTTTCTGGCTTGACAGGAAGGTCGATAAAGCTAGGAGTTGGTTGAACAGAGCTGTTACTCTTGCTCCTGATGTTGGTGATTTTTGGGCATTGTACTACAAATTTGAACTTCAGCATGGAAATGTGGACACACAGAAGGATGTTCTGAAAAGATGTGTTGCAGCAGAACCAAAGCATGGTGAAAAATGGCAAGCAATATCCAAGTctgttgaaaactcacacctgccTGTTGAGGCTCTTCTAAAGAAAGCTGTTGTGGTGCTTGATGTAGAAGAAAATGCCAATCCGGCAGGAGCCTAGACTCACTCTTTTTACAAGATGTTTGGTGAATGTGTTTTGTACTACCATCCTTAATTTATGTTCACTTCAATATGAGGTACTTTACCTTTTAATatttcatctttattgttgaGTTAATATTTGATCATCAGTACTTGAACTTGCATAGCAGCCATCATTTGTTCTACTCTTTTAGCTGTTTATTCTTCTCAACGGGTAATAAGCAGATTGTAATTCAATATGCCAGCAGCTTCTCCCACTCGGCTTAGGTGCGGGAGCAAGGCGAGTGCACTTTTGTATACATTCAATACCATCTACCCTTGCTACAGATTGTCACTAAACTTATGCTTAATATAGTTTACTGGCAATCCTTTCTTCTCTGCAAATTGTTCTTCTGAATTTCTAACAGTCAGTGGGAGAATTGTTGAAGATATGCTAATAGGCCTTGATACTTGGCATACAATTTACTATGCAAGTCTGCTTCTTGAATCTGTTGTTGAttctttctttttgttccatttcACTAAAAAAGAATGGTACATAGACTCTTTCCCATGAGCTACTGTGCTGGTGATAAGGCATAACCAAATCTTCTTTAGAACGAAATAATGGCTAGTTCTGATATCTGCATAGTATGAAACTGTCAGAGAATCGAACAACGGAGACTTCCATGCTCCGCAAGTCTGCATCAACCTATCTCGTACAGTCATACTAGGTTACTTTTGTTTCCAAAAGTTCAAGTTTCGGATATCTGAAATAAATAATCTGGAATATTTGCTCAACAAGATTTGATAATATGGTAATATGCAATACTTCAGTTTGGAATGTGGCGGAGAACACTACTTTTTTGGTTGGTTAATCTTGTATATTTAGTCTGTAGTTGAACTATGCTTCCGGATGAATGGTGATAGAATGTTGGATGGTTTGTTTTGGGCCTTAATTTTTTGCTTGCTCACTGATGGATCATGATGGAATCTTGGATGGTTTGTTTCTGATCCTGTGTTGCTTTGATATGCTGATATGTTGTGGTGGTCTGGTGATGAAGTTTTTGGCTCCGCTTGTGATTTAAATTGTTGCCTGATGATCAGTTGATGCTCTTCAATCTGTAGTAGTTCAGTTTTCCTGTataaaatgctgcattggatagtTGGTCATGATCTATTTTTTCGTGTATATTTTTTGACCGGGATATTTTTCGTGTATAGGGCTGCTATTTCTATCCAGAACTACCTGGAAAGTGGAAAAAATCTAGAAACCTAGTAGTACCCCGTTTCACTTTTTTTGGAAGTATGTCAATATGCCATCTGGTTCATGTTCACCTGAAAATCTGAAGTTTAGGAGTGAACCAAAATGAATTAAGGCAGGGAGGCTGTAAAATATTGTTTTGCACTGGAGTGGAGAGTTTGAAATAGTGTGGGATAAGAGGTAAGATAGGAAGGCTGGAGGCAGCCTGTTATTTGTGTTTCCCTCGTTAAAGGCCACTCCACTTGATGTATTTTGCAACCCTTGTCTGCGTTGATTTCATGGTTTCTGTGAGAAATAATGTGTGTGTTCAAAATATAACACTATGGCCGTAAGAGGCTTAATTGTATCTCATTTTGTATTGATAAACTAGTAAAATCAGTCTCATACATTTGTGCAGAACATGTTCTTTCTTTTAATATATATGGTGGTGATTCTTACGTTTGACGGCGTAGTGGTTGTCTTTCAGTTTTTTTTGGCTCTTAAGTATTTATTTAGGGCACGTTCTAATGCATTAGAGCTAAATTTGCTAGTAGAATTAGCTGACTAACTATTAGCGAATTTTAGCTAGGTTGAACATGCTAATGCACTAACGAGTAGTTGAGTATATAGTTAATAGTTAGCTAATAGTACTCGTTCATAAATATTTGATAAtgttgattttttttaaaaaaaaactttgaccatttgtattatttaaaaaaataatgagttaacattttttatttgttttattatttaaGATAGTTTATGTTTGAATTAAAATTTTAtattttgaataaatattttaaataagacgagtggtcaaagttttcgGAAAAAAATCAACGGTGTTATATTTGTGAACGGATGTAGTATTAGCTAGGTGTTTAAATGTCTTTAGTTAATTTTAACACTTACCAATTAGCTATAGTCCATTCATTCAGGCCCTTAGTTGTGGCCCTTAGTTGTTGACTAGGTGTATACCTGTACGTTGCTACGGAGTAAATATGTTATGATAAGATACGTTGAAATGCAGAAGCATTAATTGTTGTTCTATACTCTTGTTAGCATCTTTTAAGGGTTAAGAATGTTTACCAATTCTTTCTCATTTATGGATCTTTAGCTCTAAGTCCGAGCATATACAATATCTCAGTCTTATGAAAAAATTCTTGCTGAAAAGCCAACGGATACCTGCACgaaaagaaaccattaaagaataGAGTGACGAAGCACGCAACTCCATCTAATCAGTTTTTTGGCAGAAAACACTGATGAGGCCATTCCGACCTCATGCCCTCCTGGCCTCATCTCAATTGCTAATGCCCCCATACTCACCAGCCCATAGTCCTTGCATCCCTCACTTCTTCTATTCCCTTCACTAAGGACAGGGACAGACAGGGAAGATCGTCACCATGTCATCTAGTGACGTATCATCTACTAGGGAAAATAGTCTTGTAATTTTAGTGCTTGTACTAAACATCTGCGCACTCTGTAAGCAACTATATTTAGACATTGCTTATCTCTCTCGTTTTCCCCCAAAAACATAACAATGGTGGTAATAAAGTATTGACTCAAGTTTatgtgaacctggagaaagaataACTGAAAGCAGACTCAAGTTTTTTCTCTGACCAAAATCTCTTGCATGCTTTGACTACAATTCCGCAGCTGCCCGTCTATCTATATTTACATCTTGCATGCTTTGTTGTGCATGGTGTTTTTTTGGCTTTTTAGACATCTTATCTGATTGTTCATTTTATTTAAAAAATGTGGAAAATAAATAGTTAAACAAAAAAATTGTCATCTGTTTTAGGACTGAGACAACAATACCCCTAGACAAGCATGGAGAGGGGTGAAGATCCTGACGTCCATGGCTCGTCCTCATCTATGCCGAATCCAACGCAAAAGCCCCGGGGCAAACGACAAACGGAATCAGCAGAAGAACATTGGATTGGGCACACGGCGTCGGCAACAACAGACACAACTTTCTAAAATCAACATGTTGATGCAAGAGAGAATCCATGGATGAAATGAACTGGCACATGTACAGAGCAGTAATTATATTGTTCAGGACCTTCATCCCCAAGTGACCCTGGCTATGTCATAGAAACCATCGCTAGCTCACATATGGTTTCCATGTAACAAACACGTAAAAAAGTGAAGCGTCCTCAATCCTCTGGgaatcaaatgtgatacaattactagtcccaggaggctagtaaacacatttatatatTAGATGATTCCAGATAtgtttaaacgagacaaacctataaaggtggcgatcaactttaagagttggtccacaactcgggacatatcatcagagtgggcctgaagcagcctgatatacgcagcgaagcaaatcagcggtccaacagccacaggcaaggttgggaacagtcgtaactcttacccgatctcctttttctgaaaaacaacaaataagcaagggtgagtacaaacgtacttagCAGCCCACTTTCactcgcggaatggggaaatcagatataatgcatggaatatgtggagctcaggatattttacaGAAACAAcagtattttatgcagggttgttttgtaaaacattttgtatttttcaaagcgcatcctctcccaaaggagcaggaagtttttcaatattagaacaaaatcccctgtacTAAACCATCcaagtatctcagcagtttcccactggtttttcctttttcaaaaacagctactggacttcccgtccaccatagctcacggcttaaccgctggaccttttaaaaaccacttttctcaaacgcacctctttttttaaacaaaacactaattgtcataccacaccagactcgtccattcctgtggacacagactattcgaataggtttgaactctgcgcagaggggtacactttacccactagtccagctctgcgatctcatagctagtgagacccaaaactgaatctctttctttcctcgcacgtcctaaccttaacggttataccggaaggagacaggccaccgccatgtccaaaccggacaaaacattccccctccttatcctcccggtgctccccagccttcataaccctggggttggaccgtacgagttcagattgagtgactgcccacacagtctcgagtggttgtacttatcatgagtacaggtagtgaaagatgacaaaccggtccttatacgaggggacaatccttctgctcacatctaaaccagctgagccatcaccttaggccctcccctaaaccagagagtccctgatcatcccactcacaaggtgataagggtgaaaacccttcatcatacacattttgaaaagcattttcttttgaaaactcacaccttttctcatatcatttgtaacaaatatatcaagtattgattgcggcaagcggctgggtggccataataacttgtctcaaaataatatcatgcataaaataacaggctgagggttgtggttgaaaaatcataggtaatttatgcatcaaagggatacagtgatcttgccgtgcttattcggcgaagggggaatgggagctcgcggaactggcttctagctctactgcctggcgtagacttgcagatctggcctccacgagacggcacgaacgctccgataactatgcaacatgaataagcaaacatacaaacaagcaagtataccaacaaatatttagtatagtggttagaatagtgatatatggatgggtagagtcttgagtaaaatctgtgtcatgtggtgttgtgatattactggtggtggagcggaggtgcttaccaggagggtggactggaggcgaagcgacactatacgtgtagccggcagagcagagtaactgagtgggtggggtgttcgccttggctgagggtgttgagtgtgtgtggagagagagagggtagctgggtgtatttatagctgggtgtatgtggtgtaacacagtgaagttcactgttggtgagaatagtgacgaatgaatcgtctgacttagtatgaacaggagagttataggcagaatatgggacaagagtattttgggagttttctggaatatggaccatgcttaagggatgacatggttggatagggaatagtttgataagaatttagaaacaagaattattggaatctgagtttggaagcctggttcaaaggaatctcaaagttaagcatgctcaacttggagaaacctgggatgagtgaccagatgggaagttccctactggaaggaaaatcacagtcaccggagttcgtatgactggaatatgggtctggctggtcttatatGGACTGGACAACTTgatgatgagtagttgaaattcggggtgatcggatgatcgatgaatagtaacgatgaatagtaacggcgaAA
This genomic window contains:
- the LOC103650586 gene encoding protein STABILIZED1 produces the protein MSGTTPTPTPTPTPLPPPPPPPPAARPARYDFLNSKPPPNYVAGLGRGATGFTTRSDIGPARAAPDLPDRSASAAAAGPAVGRGRGKPPGEDDGDDDGGDEEKGYDENQKFDEFEGNDAGLFSNADYDDDDREADAVWESIDQRMDSRRKDRREARLKQEIEKYRASNPKITEQFADLKRKLADLSAQEWESIPEIGDYSLRNKKKRFESFVPVPDTLLEKARQEQEHVTALDPKSRAAGGTETPWAQTPVTDLTAVGEGRGTVLSLKLDRLSDSVSGLTVVDPKGYLTDLKSMKITSDAEISDIKKARLLLKSVTQTNPKHPPGWIAAARLEEIAGKLQVARQLIQRGCEECPKNEDVWLEACRLASPDEAKAVIARGVMSIPNSVKLWLQAAKLEGSDLNKSRVLRKGLEHIPDSVRLWKAVVELANEEDARLLLHRAVECCPLHVELWLALARLETYDQARKVLNKAREKLPKEPAIWITAAKLEEANGNTQSVNKVIERGIRSLQREGMDIDREAWLKEAEAAERAGSVLTCQAIVKNTVGIGVDDEDRKRTWVADAEECKKRGSIETARAIYAHALTVFLTKKSIWLKAAQLEKSHGTRESLDALLKKAVNYNPRAEVLWLMAAKEKWLAGDVPAARAILQEAYAAIPNSEEIWLAAFKLEFENNEPERARMLLAKARERGGTERVWMKSAIVERELGNVGEERRLLEEGLKLFPSFFKLWLMLGQMEDRLDNGAKAKEVFENGLKHCPSCIPLWLSLANLEEKISGLSKSRAVLTMARKKNPATPELWLAAIRAELRNGNKKEADALLAKALQECPTSGILWAAAIEMAPRPQRKGKSTDAIKRSDHDPHVIATVAKLFWLDRKVDKARSWLNRAVTLAPDVGDFWALYYKFELQHGNVDTQKDVLKRCVAAEPKHGEKWQAISKSVENSHLPVEALLKKAVVVLDVEENANPAGA